From a region of the Deltaproteobacteria bacterium HGW-Deltaproteobacteria-18 genome:
- a CDS encoding (Fe-S)-binding protein, with protein sequence MKIPKRPSELITLARSISTECTQCRICQIRCAFLREHDTPGTLAKRLLASGAGLARAFECSMCGLCQATCPLSLPLPDFFLAMRQAALKSGLASLTPYRSVLSYEAVGASALFRLFKLPQGAHTVFFPGCAFPGAHPETALALYRHLRTNNPALGLVLGCCFKPSHDLGREEFFERRFGALRANLLERGVRTVLTACPNCFKIFDQYGDGLAVRSVLETLAENPPADRPRLRGTAVVHTPCPLRFEKKVQDSVLGLALESGLDVEKTRQDGALAPCCGAGGAVTALRPDFADTWTEDVKARAQGRIVLTSCAGCVQTLSDRTRTIHLLDLVFFPQAALHGTLPRPRGLAGYLQRLLFKWKVWSKR encoded by the coding sequence ATGAAGATCCCAAAGCGGCCCTCGGAACTGATCACGCTGGCCCGAAGCATTTCCACCGAATGCACGCAGTGCCGGATCTGCCAGATACGCTGCGCTTTTCTCAGGGAGCACGACACACCAGGGACACTGGCCAAACGACTGCTCGCAAGCGGCGCCGGCCTGGCTCGCGCCTTTGAATGCAGCATGTGCGGACTGTGCCAGGCCACCTGCCCCCTTAGTCTGCCCCTGCCGGATTTCTTTCTGGCCATGCGCCAGGCCGCGCTCAAGAGTGGACTGGCCAGCCTGACTCCATACCGATCGGTACTGAGCTACGAAGCGGTGGGTGCATCCGCCCTGTTCCGCCTTTTCAAGCTGCCGCAAGGGGCGCACACCGTCTTTTTTCCCGGCTGTGCCTTTCCCGGCGCCCACCCCGAGACAGCCTTGGCCCTGTATCGCCACCTGCGTACAAACAATCCGGCCCTTGGTCTGGTTCTGGGATGCTGCTTCAAGCCCTCGCACGACCTGGGACGCGAGGAATTCTTTGAACGGCGCTTTGGGGCGCTGCGCGCAAACCTCCTTGAGCGCGGAGTGCGCACGGTGCTCACGGCCTGCCCCAACTGTTTCAAGATATTCGACCAATATGGAGATGGACTTGCCGTGCGCAGCGTGCTCGAAACGCTGGCCGAAAATCCCCCTGCCGACCGGCCGCGGCTGCGCGGCACGGCCGTGGTGCACACGCCGTGCCCTTTGCGGTTTGAAAAAAAGGTGCAGGACAGCGTTCTGGGGCTTGCCCTCGAATCGGGCCTCGACGTTGAGAAGACAAGACAGGATGGAGCTCTTGCGCCGTGCTGCGGAGCAGGCGGGGCCGTCACCGCATTACGTCCGGATTTCGCGGACACTTGGACCGAAGACGTAAAGGCGCGGGCGCAGGGACGAATCGTGCTGACCTCCTGCGCAGGGTGTGTCCAAACCCTATCGGATCGCACCCGTACCATCCACCTGCTGGATCTGGTCTTTTTCCCCCAGGCGGCGCTGCACGGAACCCTGCCCAGGCCCCGGGGTCTCGCCGGCTATCTGCAACGGCTGCTTTTCAAATGGAAGGTCTGGTCGAAGCGGTAA
- a CDS encoding EamA/RhaT family transporter — MKNQTSPKSLQGILFALGATVIWSGNFIVARSLNQSIEPATLSLLRWATAFLGLLPFAGRAAWLQREAIKKSMPAMIPMALLGVTTFNAMLYKAAHTTSALNLSLIATSTPVFIIILARIFLHERLTVRKMTGLSVALAGVLLLITGGDPGRLASLEFSIGDLWMSFAAVIFAAYSILVRRFKGGLSQSVFLLTLFATGIVFLIPWAGWEVFTRGLPAITPGTAGAILYIGLGASLAAYAMWNNAMTTIGPSLAGLIYYSLPLFSGFSAFVLLGEPMGLIHLTSAGCILGGILLATRG; from the coding sequence ATGAAAAACCAGACATCCCCGAAATCCCTGCAGGGAATCCTCTTCGCCCTCGGCGCGACCGTCATCTGGTCCGGCAACTTCATCGTGGCCCGCAGCTTGAACCAGAGCATCGAACCCGCCACCCTCTCACTTTTGCGCTGGGCCACTGCCTTTCTGGGCCTGCTGCCTTTTGCCGGACGCGCGGCATGGCTGCAGCGCGAGGCCATCAAAAAGAGCATGCCTGCCATGATCCCCATGGCGCTGCTCGGCGTCACGACCTTCAACGCCATGCTCTACAAGGCGGCTCACACCACCTCGGCCCTGAATCTGTCACTCATCGCAACTTCAACGCCGGTGTTCATCATTATCCTGGCCCGCATCTTCCTGCACGAAAGACTGACCGTCCGAAAAATGACCGGTCTGTCCGTTGCCCTCGCAGGGGTGCTGCTGCTCATTACCGGCGGTGATCCAGGCCGCCTGGCCAGTTTGGAATTTTCCATCGGGGATCTCTGGATGAGCTTCGCCGCCGTGATTTTTGCGGCCTACAGCATTCTGGTGCGCCGATTTAAGGGCGGTCTGAGTCAATCCGTGTTCCTGCTTACGCTTTTCGCTACGGGCATCGTCTTTCTGATCCCCTGGGCCGGGTGGGAGGTGTTCACTCGCGGGCTTCCGGCAATCACTCCCGGCACGGCAGGCGCCATCCTCTACATCGGCCTTGGCGCGTCCCTGGCCGCCTACGCAATGTGGAACAACGCCATGACCACCATCGGCCCGTCCCTGGCCGGGCTCATCTATTACAGTCTGCCGCTTTTCAGCGGATTTTCGGCCTTTGTCCTGCTTGGGGAACCCATGGGACTCATCCATCTGACGAGCGCTGGCTGCATCCTCGGCGGGATTCTGCTGGCCACGCGGGGATAA
- a CDS encoding MFS transporter: protein MNTPQNRPMYLFLIGLAILSALGFQGWRTLFNNYAVEIAQVTGQQMGVIQGLREVPGFLALLVVYLLIFVREHRLAVLSLMVMGMGVMLTGMMPSFGGLVLTTLIMSFGFHYYETLSQSLTLQYFSVTQSPVVMGRLRAMGSAGNLVIGLIFLVAVNHATYQTLYVLLGIFIVGAASFFLLAKPTRKDLPLQRKNMVMRRRYWLFYVLTFLSGSRRQIFVAFAVFLMVSKFGYTVTEITLLFMLNNAVNYFLSPMIGRAVNRFGERKVLSLEYSALFFVFLGYALTDSKLLVAVLYILDHIFYNFAMAIRSFFQKIADPRDIAPSMAVGFTINHIAAVIIPIAGGLLWMVDYRIPFVSGAVLSLVSLAFVQCIRPTQDA from the coding sequence ATGAATACTCCGCAGAACCGGCCCATGTATCTCTTCCTCATCGGCCTCGCCATATTGAGCGCCCTGGGTTTTCAAGGCTGGCGCACGCTTTTCAACAACTACGCGGTGGAAATCGCACAAGTGACCGGCCAGCAGATGGGCGTCATCCAGGGACTGCGCGAAGTGCCGGGTTTTCTGGCGCTGCTGGTGGTCTACCTGCTCATCTTCGTGCGCGAGCATCGCCTGGCCGTGCTTTCACTGATGGTCATGGGGATGGGGGTGATGCTGACAGGAATGATGCCAAGCTTCGGCGGTCTTGTCCTGACCACCCTGATTATGTCCTTCGGGTTCCACTACTACGAGACCTTGAGCCAATCCCTGACCCTGCAGTACTTCAGCGTCACCCAGAGTCCGGTGGTCATGGGCCGGCTGCGCGCAATGGGCTCGGCAGGCAATCTCGTCATCGGGCTTATCTTTCTGGTGGCCGTGAACCACGCCACCTACCAGACCCTGTATGTACTGCTCGGCATCTTCATCGTGGGGGCGGCCAGCTTCTTCCTGCTGGCCAAGCCAACACGAAAGGACCTGCCGCTGCAGCGCAAGAACATGGTCATGCGCCGCCGCTACTGGCTTTTTTACGTGCTGACTTTTCTGTCCGGCTCCCGGCGGCAGATTTTCGTGGCTTTCGCCGTGTTCCTGATGGTCTCGAAGTTCGGCTATACGGTCACCGAAATCACGCTGCTGTTCATGCTCAACAACGCCGTGAATTATTTCCTGAGTCCCATGATCGGCCGGGCCGTAAACCGCTTCGGTGAACGCAAGGTGCTGTCCCTTGAGTACTCTGCCCTGTTCTTCGTCTTTCTCGGCTACGCCTTGACCGACAGCAAGCTCCTGGTGGCCGTCCTCTACATTCTGGACCACATCTTCTACAATTTCGCCATGGCCATCCGCTCCTTTTTCCAGAAGATCGCAGACCCGCGCGACATCGCCCCGAGCATGGCCGTGGGCTTCACCATCAATCACATCGCGGCCGTGATCATCCCCATCGCGGGCGGCCTGCTCTGGATGGTGGATTACCGCATCCCCTTCGTAAGCGGCGCGGTGCTGAGCCTCGTGTCCCTGGCCTTTGTACAGTGCATCCGCCCAACACAAGACGCATGA
- a CDS encoding cytosine deaminase (Catalyzes the deamination of cytosine to uracil and ammonia) translates to MLDLLIINAALPGQDSLTEIGCKDGRIVAVEPSIKTEAAKVIDAKGYLVTAPFVDSHFHMDATLSAGLPRRNETGTLLEGIRIWGELRPDLTAEAIKDRAMKLLHWSVAKGNLAIRTHVDTTDPSLMAVEVLLEVREEMKDFVDIQLVAFPQDGVLRSPGGVELLERALDKGVDVVGGIPHFERTMDQGRESVRVLCEIAEKRGLMVDMHCDESDDPLSRHVESLAYETQRLGLQGRVTGSHLTSMHSMDNYYVSKLLPLMAEAGLHCVCNPLVNMNLQGRHDTYPKRRGLMRVPELMNMGINVSFGHDDVMDPWYPMGSHDMLEVAHMGAHALHMTGTDGLGKMFAAVTTNGARTLGLSGYGLEPGCNADMVILQAANELEALRLRPARLWVIRRGKVVSRTPEVISSVDLGKGEELVDFT, encoded by the coding sequence ATGCTGGATCTGCTTATCATCAACGCCGCCCTGCCCGGGCAGGATTCACTGACCGAGATCGGCTGCAAGGATGGCCGGATTGTCGCGGTCGAACCGAGTATCAAGACCGAGGCTGCCAAGGTCATAGACGCCAAGGGATATCTGGTCACCGCGCCCTTCGTGGACAGCCATTTTCACATGGATGCGACCTTGTCCGCGGGGCTGCCGCGCAGGAACGAGACCGGCACGCTGCTGGAAGGCATCCGCATCTGGGGCGAACTGAGGCCCGACCTTACGGCCGAAGCGATAAAAGATCGGGCCATGAAGCTGCTGCACTGGTCGGTGGCCAAGGGAAACCTGGCCATCCGTACTCATGTGGACACCACGGACCCGAGTCTGATGGCTGTGGAAGTGCTGCTCGAAGTGCGCGAGGAGATGAAGGATTTTGTGGACATCCAGCTTGTGGCCTTTCCCCAGGACGGAGTGCTGCGTTCGCCGGGCGGGGTGGAACTGCTGGAGCGGGCGCTGGACAAGGGCGTGGATGTGGTCGGCGGCATCCCGCATTTCGAGCGTACGATGGATCAGGGCCGGGAGTCGGTTCGCGTGCTGTGTGAAATAGCCGAAAAACGCGGACTCATGGTCGACATGCACTGCGACGAGTCCGACGATCCGCTCTCAAGGCATGTGGAGAGTCTGGCTTATGAAACGCAGCGGCTCGGCCTGCAGGGCCGGGTCACGGGGTCGCACCTGACCAGCATGCATTCCATGGACAATTATTATGTCTCGAAGCTGTTGCCGCTCATGGCCGAGGCGGGGCTGCACTGCGTGTGCAATCCGCTGGTGAACATGAACCTGCAGGGCCGCCACGACACATATCCCAAGAGAAGGGGGCTGATGCGCGTGCCGGAACTGATGAACATGGGCATCAACGTGTCCTTCGGCCACGATGACGTCATGGACCCTTGGTATCCCATGGGCAGCCACGACATGCTCGAAGTGGCGCACATGGGCGCCCACGCCCTGCACATGACGGGAACGGACGGGCTCGGAAAAATGTTCGCGGCAGTGACCACAAACGGCGCCAGGACTCTGGGCCTGAGCGGTTACGGACTTGAACCCGGCTGTAACGCGGACATGGTCATCCTGCAGGCCGCCAACGAGCTCGAAGCCCTGCGCCTGCGCCCGGCGCGGCTGTGGGTCATCCGCCGGGGCAAGGTCGTAAGCCGCACTCCGGAAGTGATATCGAGCGTGGATCTTGGCAAGGGCGAGGAGCTGGTGGATTTCACGTAA
- a CDS encoding ABC transporter permease — MDILSLFLETGFWLATVRMATPLIFGTMGELICERAGVLNLGIEGIMAAGCMSGWTWVFLGGTLWGGVLFAACVGAALGLLHAAFTVHLGLSQHVTGLGITMLGASLSSFVFRMVLPQVTTPPKIIPFAPLDIPVLSTLPFIGPVLFSQTALTLLAFILVGVTAYVLLRTPLGLALRMVGENPLAAEAQGLSVLGLRTGAVMVGSAFMAVGGAFLTLAAFDAYYIGMVNGRGWICIALVVFSSWKPGKALLGALLFAAFDAIQMRVQQQSISAIPYQFYLMLPYLCSILALITMSRKAAYPKALLIPFRKGER, encoded by the coding sequence ATGGATATCCTCTCCCTTTTTCTCGAAACCGGATTCTGGCTGGCCACCGTACGCATGGCCACCCCGCTCATATTCGGCACCATGGGCGAACTGATCTGCGAACGGGCCGGAGTCCTGAATCTGGGCATCGAAGGCATCATGGCCGCAGGCTGCATGTCCGGCTGGACCTGGGTTTTCCTCGGCGGCACCCTCTGGGGCGGCGTGCTTTTCGCCGCCTGCGTCGGCGCGGCCCTGGGCCTCCTGCACGCCGCCTTCACCGTGCATCTGGGCCTCTCCCAGCACGTCACGGGCCTCGGCATCACCATGCTCGGCGCAAGCCTCAGCTCCTTCGTCTTCCGCATGGTCCTGCCTCAGGTCACCACCCCGCCCAAGATCATCCCCTTCGCTCCGCTCGACATCCCCGTGCTCTCCACACTGCCCTTCATCGGCCCGGTTCTCTTCAGCCAGACCGCGCTGACGCTCCTGGCCTTCATCCTGGTCGGCGTCACAGCCTACGTGCTGCTGCGCACCCCCCTCGGCCTGGCACTGCGCATGGTCGGCGAAAACCCGCTGGCCGCCGAAGCCCAGGGCCTCTCGGTCCTTGGCCTTCGCACCGGCGCGGTCATGGTCGGCTCGGCCTTCATGGCCGTGGGCGGAGCCTTTCTGACGCTGGCCGCCTTCGACGCCTACTACATCGGCATGGTCAACGGACGCGGCTGGATCTGCATCGCCCTTGTCGTCTTCTCCTCCTGGAAACCGGGCAAGGCGCTCCTCGGCGCGCTCCTCTTCGCCGCCTTCGACGCCATCCAGATGCGCGTGCAACAGCAATCCATCTCCGCCATCCCATACCAGTTCTACCTGATGCTGCCCTACCTCTGCTCCATCCTCGCCCTCATCACCATGTCCCGAAAAGCCGCCTACCCCAAGGCGTTGCTTATTCCCTTCCGCAAGGGCGAGAGGTAG
- a CDS encoding ABC transporter permease, which translates to MRLEPRESVSLGWHIGAPLLAVLGSMLLCSGLIIWAGAEPLNAWRLLLKGAMGSTFALTETLTRATPLIFTGLAAAVAFKAKLWNIGAEGQFYVGACMATWLGTGMITLPAWLMIPFLFLSGALAGGLFLLIPTWLKTHLKADEVVTTLLLNFVVLLVVNWLVFGPWKDPMAMGWPQAAPVIDQAMLPILVPKSSLHLGFILALACALAVWWMMRFTIWGFEIRAVGASLKASTFAGMPVQATIVRTALLSGGLAAMAGVSELCGVKGYLTLDLSPGFGYSGIVVAMLAALHPLGVVLSAVFIAVIYIGADSMSRAINISNYIADVTTAVSLLMVLLAMFLTRYRIRWK; encoded by the coding sequence ATGAGACTGGAACCCCGCGAATCAGTGTCCCTCGGCTGGCATATCGGCGCACCGCTCCTGGCCGTGCTTGGGTCCATGCTGCTCTGCTCCGGGCTCATCATCTGGGCCGGAGCGGAGCCCTTGAACGCCTGGCGACTCCTCCTCAAGGGAGCCATGGGCTCAACCTTCGCCCTGACCGAGACCCTGACCCGCGCCACCCCGCTCATCTTCACCGGACTGGCCGCGGCCGTGGCCTTCAAGGCCAAGCTCTGGAACATCGGCGCCGAAGGGCAGTTTTACGTCGGGGCCTGCATGGCCACCTGGCTCGGCACGGGCATGATCACCCTGCCCGCCTGGCTCATGATCCCCTTTCTGTTCCTGTCCGGCGCCCTGGCAGGCGGCCTGTTCCTGCTCATCCCGACCTGGCTCAAGACACACCTCAAGGCCGACGAGGTGGTCACCACCCTGTTGCTCAATTTCGTGGTCCTGCTGGTCGTCAACTGGCTGGTCTTCGGCCCCTGGAAAGACCCAATGGCCATGGGCTGGCCCCAGGCCGCCCCCGTCATCGACCAGGCCATGCTGCCCATCCTTGTCCCCAAATCTAGCCTGCATCTCGGGTTCATCCTGGCCCTGGCCTGCGCTTTGGCCGTCTGGTGGATGATGCGTTTCACCATCTGGGGCTTCGAGATCCGGGCGGTCGGCGCGAGCCTGAAAGCCAGCACCTTCGCCGGCATGCCTGTCCAGGCCACCATCGTACGCACCGCGCTCTTGAGCGGCGGACTGGCGGCCATGGCCGGAGTCAGCGAACTGTGCGGCGTGAAGGGCTACCTGACCCTCGATCTGTCCCCGGGATTCGGCTATTCTGGCATCGTCGTGGCCATGCTGGCCGCCCTGCATCCCCTCGGAGTGGTGCTCTCGGCTGTTTTCATCGCCGTCATCTACATCGGGGCCGATTCCATGAGCCGCGCCATCAACATTTCAAACTACATCGCGGACGTGACCACGGCGGTGAGCCTGCTCATGGTGCTCCTGGCCATGTTCCTGACCCGCTACCGCATCCGCTGGAAGTAA
- a CDS encoding sugar ABC transporter ATP-binding protein, whose protein sequence is MSITPLLRLSGITKNFGPLKANDDISLTLAEGEMLALLGENGAGKTTLMSILFGHYVADTGSVEVLGKPLPPGSPRAALEAGVGMVHQHFTLAGNMTVLENIMLGTESLWGFRRGSARALAKLGWLMDRFRLHVNPHAMVRSLSVGERQRVEILKVMYRDARILILDEPTAVLTPQESDHLFTTLRGLVAQGLSVIFITHKLREVMAASDRCVVLRHGRVVLETSTRQTCAEELAKAMVGANIPQATRTTLTPGDEVLFLDRVHASAPDRGPNLSELCLSVRSHEVLGIAGVSGNGQALLADLLSGLVAPTEGSVVLRGQTVSRPTPGAMIRAGVGRVPDDRTGTGLVADMTVMENLSTEIYRLPGFSRRGMLNFKALSSRAAQLMDVFDIRCTGKDAPVRKLSGGNMQKLILARVLSQGPHLILANQPTWGLDVGATAAVHQHLLDAARRGAGVVLISEDLDELFQLTDRIQVMYQGRLSAPENTATVNRARLGLMMSGQTFENRGAA, encoded by the coding sequence ATGTCCATCACACCTTTGCTGCGACTTTCCGGCATCACCAAAAATTTCGGGCCGCTGAAAGCCAACGACGACATCTCCCTGACCCTGGCCGAAGGAGAGATGCTGGCCCTGCTTGGAGAAAACGGCGCAGGCAAGACCACCCTCATGTCCATTCTCTTCGGGCACTACGTGGCCGACACCGGCAGCGTGGAAGTGCTCGGCAAACCCCTGCCTCCCGGTTCCCCCAGGGCCGCGCTCGAAGCGGGCGTGGGCATGGTCCATCAGCACTTCACCCTGGCCGGCAACATGACCGTGCTCGAAAACATCATGCTCGGCACCGAATCTCTGTGGGGATTCCGCCGGGGCTCGGCCCGCGCCCTGGCCAAGCTGGGCTGGCTCATGGACCGCTTCCGGCTGCACGTGAACCCGCACGCCATGGTGCGCAGCCTGTCCGTGGGCGAACGGCAGCGGGTCGAAATCCTGAAGGTCATGTACCGGGATGCACGCATCCTCATCCTCGACGAACCAACTGCCGTGCTCACTCCGCAGGAAAGCGACCATCTCTTCACCACCCTGCGCGGCCTCGTTGCGCAAGGGCTGAGCGTCATCTTCATCACCCACAAACTACGCGAGGTCATGGCCGCCAGCGACCGCTGCGTGGTGCTGCGCCATGGCCGCGTGGTGCTTGAGACCTCCACCAGACAAACCTGCGCCGAGGAGCTGGCCAAGGCCATGGTCGGAGCCAACATCCCCCAGGCCACACGCACCACGCTCACGCCCGGAGACGAGGTCCTCTTTCTGGACCGTGTCCATGCAAGCGCCCCGGATCGCGGACCAAACCTGAGCGAACTGTGCCTTTCCGTGCGGTCCCACGAAGTCCTCGGCATCGCCGGCGTCTCCGGCAACGGGCAGGCATTGCTCGCGGACCTCCTGTCCGGCCTTGTCGCCCCGACCGAAGGCAGCGTGGTGCTTCGCGGACAGACCGTGAGCCGCCCCACCCCCGGGGCCATGATCCGCGCAGGCGTTGGCCGAGTGCCCGACGACCGCACCGGGACGGGCCTGGTGGCGGACATGACGGTCATGGAGAACCTGTCCACGGAGATCTACCGCCTGCCCGGTTTTTCCAGACGCGGCATGCTCAATTTCAAGGCCCTGTCGTCACGGGCCGCGCAGCTCATGGACGTCTTCGACATCCGCTGCACGGGCAAGGACGCCCCAGTACGCAAACTTTCCGGCGGAAACATGCAGAAACTCATCCTGGCCCGGGTCCTGTCGCAGGGCCCGCACCTCATCCTGGCCAACCAGCCGACCTGGGGCCTTGATGTCGGGGCCACCGCCGCCGTGCATCAGCACCTGCTTGACGCCGCCCGACGCGGAGCCGGAGTGGTCCTCATCTCCGAAGACCTGGACGAACTCTTCCAACTCACGGACCGCATCCAGGTCATGTACCAGGGCAGGCTGTCCGCCCCGGAAAACACGGCCACCGTGAACCGTGCCAGACTGGGGCTCATGATGAGCGGACAGACCTTTGAAAACCGGGGCGCCGCATGA
- a CDS encoding BMP family ABC transporter substrate-binding protein has product MKRTLFLVALSLALFMGTTAMAEKIKVAGIYTQPIQQKWDATLHKALLKAEAAGEIEYVWSEKVSNTDYIRVLREYSEAGVQLIVGEAFGISRDVRKVAKDYPNVAYLMGDTFGPDGDNLSVFDNYIHEPCYLMGMVAGSMTKTNKIGMVGGYPIGEVNRLFNAFMAGAKSVNPAVEFKVSFIGSWYDPPKAKEFAYAQVEAGVDVLYAERSGVVDAAREKGIIAFGNVNDMNKEENGENVVVASALWHMEAALNHAIERVKAGTFAAEDYREWTMMAKGGASLSPFYEFEDKIPADVKAKVAETEAAIKAGTLVIEINDDEPKSTF; this is encoded by the coding sequence ATGAAACGTACGCTGTTCCTGGTCGCGCTCAGCCTGGCATTGTTCATGGGCACCACGGCCATGGCCGAAAAAATCAAGGTCGCAGGCATCTACACCCAGCCCATTCAGCAGAAATGGGACGCTACACTGCACAAGGCCCTTTTGAAGGCCGAGGCGGCGGGCGAAATCGAATATGTCTGGAGCGAAAAAGTTTCGAACACAGATTACATACGCGTGCTGCGCGAATACTCCGAAGCCGGCGTACAGCTCATCGTCGGCGAAGCCTTCGGCATCTCCCGCGACGTGCGCAAGGTGGCCAAGGATTACCCGAACGTGGCCTATCTCATGGGCGACACCTTCGGCCCTGACGGCGACAACCTGTCCGTTTTCGACAACTACATCCACGAGCCCTGCTATCTCATGGGCATGGTCGCCGGTTCCATGACCAAAACGAACAAGATAGGCATGGTCGGCGGCTACCCCATCGGCGAAGTCAACCGCCTCTTTAACGCCTTCATGGCCGGCGCCAAGTCCGTCAATCCGGCGGTGGAATTCAAGGTCTCCTTCATCGGTTCCTGGTATGATCCGCCCAAGGCCAAGGAATTCGCCTACGCCCAGGTCGAGGCCGGCGTTGACGTACTCTATGCCGAACGCTCCGGAGTGGTCGATGCCGCCCGCGAAAAGGGCATCATCGCCTTCGGCAACGTCAACGACATGAACAAGGAAGAGAACGGCGAGAACGTGGTCGTGGCCTCGGCCCTGTGGCACATGGAAGCGGCCCTGAACCACGCCATCGAGCGGGTCAAGGCCGGCACCTTCGCCGCCGAGGACTACCGTGAATGGACCATGATGGCCAAAGGCGGCGCCTCCCTGTCCCCCTTCTACGAGTTCGAGGACAAAATCCCCGCCGACGTGAAAGCCAAGGTTGCCGAGACCGAAGCCGCCATCAAGGCCGGAACCCTGGTCATCGAAATCAACGACGACGAACCCAAATCCACCTTCTGA